A stretch of Carya illinoinensis cultivar Pawnee chromosome 14, C.illinoinensisPawnee_v1, whole genome shotgun sequence DNA encodes these proteins:
- the LOC122294346 gene encoding probably inactive leucine-rich repeat receptor-like protein kinase At5g48380, with amino-acid sequence MTMVLNCRPLAAIIVAPLWLLLSCSLGYGTETDIYCLKTLKESLQDPYSYLKSSWNFENNTEGFICKFTGIDCWHPDENRVLNIRLSDMGLKGPFPRSIKNCSSLTGLDLSSNELSGSIPQDINNILPFVTSLDLSSNNLSGEIPVNLSNCTYLNTLKLDHNRLTGQIPLQFSLLSRIRQFSVANNLLTGQVPTFANSSIQKDSFANNPGLCGKPLDPCQLAPKKSRTVLIVAAAVGGVTVSALGVSIVMFFLLRRVSVKKKEDDPEGNKWAKSLKGTKGIKVSMFEKSVSKMKFNDLMKATNNFNKDNIIGSGRTGTMYKAVLDDGTLLTVKRLQESQHSEKEFMSEMATLGSVKHHNLVPLLGFCLAKKERLLVYKHMPNGTLYDQLHHVDDGGKLMEWPLRLKIGIGAARALAWLHHNCNPRIIHRNISSKCILLDVDFEPKISDFGLARLMNPIDTHMSTFVNGEFGDLGYVAPEYARTLVATPKGDIYSFGTVLLELVTGERPTHVAKAPEDFKGNLVEWITQLSSNSQLHYAIDKSLVGTGVDGETFQFLKVACSCVASNPKERPTMFEVYQLLRAIGERYNFTIEDEMLMPSNTDDVDYMDELIVAREVKEKN; translated from the exons ATGACAATGGTTCTGAATTGCCGACCTCTTGCTGCCATTATCGTTGCTCCTCTCTGGCTGCTACTTAGTTGTAGTTTGGGTTACGGTACTGAGACCGATATTTACTGCTTAAAAACATTGAAGGAATCACTCCAGGATCCTTATAGTTACTTGAAATCTTCATGGAATTTTGAGAACAATACCGAGGGCTTCATCTGTAAATTTACGGGGATTGATTGTTGGCACCCTGATGAGAACAGGGTTTTAAATATTCGGCTTTCAGATATGGGGCTAAAGGGCCCGTTTCCTCGTAGCATTAAGAATTGCTCGAGCTTAACGGGGTTAGATCTTTCTAGCAACGAACTGTCTGGAAGTATTCCGCAAGATATCAACAACATTCTACCGTTTGTGACATCTCTTGATCTCTCATCTAACAATTTATCGGGGGAGATCCCTGTTAACCTTTCGAATTGTACTTATTTGAATACACTTAAACTCGACCATAACAGGTTGACTGGTCAGATTCCTCTACAATTTAGCCTGCTTTCTCGGATTAGGCAATTTAGTGTGGCGAACAATCTTTTGACAGGGCAAGTCCCTACCTTTGccaattcttcaattcaaaAAGATAGTTTTGCAAATAATCCTGGACTATGTGGGAAACCTTTGGATCCTTGCCAGCTAGCTCCAAAGAAGTCTCGCACTGTACTTATTGTGGCAGCAGCAGTTGGTGGGGTGACTGTTTCAGCCTTAGGTGTGAGTATTGTTATGTTCTTCTTGTTACGTAGAGTGTCtgtgaagaagaaggaagatgaCCCTGAAGGAAACAAATGGGCAAAGAGTTTAAAGGGAACTAAAGGCATCAAG GTATCCATGTTTGAAAAATCAGTTTCGAAAATGAAATTCAATGATCTCATGAAGGCTACTAACAACTTTaacaaagacaatatcattggGTCAGGAAGAACAGGAACCATGTACAAAGCAGTCCTTGATGATGGCACTTTGCTTACGGTTAAGAGGTTGCAGGAATCTCAACACTCTGAGAAAGAATTTATGTCTGAAATGGCTACCCTTGGGAGTGTAAAACACCATAACTTGGTTCCCCTTCTAGGTTTTTGTCTGGCTAAGAAGGAGAGGCTTTTGGTTTACAAGCACATGCCAAACGGTACCCTTTATGATCAACTGCATCATGTGGATGATGGTGGCAAGCTTATGGAGTGGCCTTTGAGGCTAAAGATTGGGATAGGGGCAGCTAGAGCATTAGCGTGGCTCCATCATAACTGCAATCCCCGTATTATCCACCGAAACATAAGCTCCAAATGCATCTTACTGGATGTGGATTTTGAGCCCAAAATATCTGATTTTGGCCTTGCTAGGCTCATGAACCCAATTGATACACATATGAGTACTTTTGTGAATGGGGAGTTTGGGGATTTGGGTTATGTTGCTCCTGAGTATGCTCGAACTCTGGTGGCCACTCCAAAGGGTGATATTTACAGCTTTGGCACTGTGCTTCTAGAGTTGGTGACTGGTGAGAGACCTACACATGTCGCTAAAGCTCCTGAAGACTTCAAAGGAAATTTGGTAGAATGGATTACGCAGCTGTCGAGCAACTCCCAACTCCATTATGCCATTGATAAATCGTTGGTTGGGACCGGTGTGGATGGTGAGACTTTTCAGTTTCTTAAAGTTGCATGTAGTTGTGTAGCATCAAATCCCAAGGAGAGGCCTACTATGTTTGAAGTGTACCAGCTTCTAAGAGCTATTGGTGAACGATACAATTTCACAATTGAGGATGAGATGCTGATGCCTTCCAACACTGATGATGTTGATTACATGGATGAACTTATTGTTGCTCGTGAGGTAAAGGAGAAGAATTGA